In Aythya fuligula isolate bAytFul2 chromosome 6, bAytFul2.pri, whole genome shotgun sequence, the following are encoded in one genomic region:
- the MARCHF7 gene encoding LOW QUALITY PROTEIN: E3 ubiquitin-protein ligase MARCH7 (The sequence of the model RefSeq protein was modified relative to this genomic sequence to represent the inferred CDS: inserted 1 base in 1 codon) produces the protein MESKPSRIPRRISLQASSSPIGSRPLPGNSLGGAYSARESSRRLDSGYQESTVLSTSGRDWGIGERETHETAWKLTASSPTHYSGTLDHPRSGRFWGSRNRLSTSSSSHFTSGCYGESERTQGAYSRLHNQQRDSDSKRPKLSCTPTSSVRNNGLTAFSDASWRYSRIPRSSSVMLGSLGTELVRERRELERRTDMSINDLVDHSYRSNDLSSSTYLQDRPASSYAEGARPKENSLSALRLNASVNQQLPSDRQPSFFNRDSNISSSRSSYSSRQRRNEMESPQRSMQPAFSHTAIREEIPSSSGSERVLSSQRSLNEAAADSEGRRTTRQLLSRLASSMSSTFFSRRSSQDSLHTRSLGSEESSVVPRVQASTLSSANGATTPETPGLQTSEASQGFSFLRRRWGLSGISQNLNSDSDGESYRPDSESRSTGSWLSSSLRNRCTPLFSRRRREGRDESARISTSDTTARSQHVFRRRASGEETSLEASDSLPRASVSRPSTPAVSGISTATASXPDSTHSRRSSGILPGSLFRFAVPPTLGSSLSDNLMITVDIIPSGWNQSEGQESDKSKIPPSRDPERLQKIKESLLLEDSEDEEGDLCRICQMSSASSDNLLIEPCKCTGSLQYVHQECMKKWLQSKINSGSSLEAVTTCELCKEKLHLNLEDFDVHELYRAHANEQADYEFISSGLYLVVLLHLCEQRFSDMLGTASEASTRVRFINLARTLQAHMEDIETSEDDSED, from the exons ATGGAATCTAAACCCTCAAGAATTCCTCGGAGGATCTCTCTTCAGGCCTCCAGCTCTCCAATAGGATCCCGACCATTACCTGGAAACAGTTTAGGTGGGGCATATAGTGCAAGAGAATCTTCACGGAGATTAGACTCTGGATACCAG GAATCCACTGTATTGAGTACTTCTGGTAGAGACTGGGGAATTGGAGAAAGAGAGACCCATGAAACTGCTTGGAAGCTTACAGCGTCCTCTCCAACTCACTACTCAGGGACACTTGATCATCCACGGTCTGGAAGATTCTGGGGAAGCAGAAACAGACTG TCTACATCTTCCTCCTCTCATTTTACATCTGGGTGTTATGGCGAGTCTGAGAGAACTCAGGGAGCATATTCAAGACTGCATAACCAGCAGCGAGATAGTGATTCAAAGAGACCTAAGCTGTCCTGTACGCCTACCTCTTCTGTGAGAAATAATGGCTTGACTGCCTTTTCAG atGCCTCTTGGAGGTATAGTAGGATTCCTAGATCTTCATCTGTGATGCTCGGTTCTCTGGGAACTGAGCTGGTGAGAGAGCGAAGAGAGTTAGAAAGAAGAACAGATATGTCCATTAATGATCTGGTGGATCACAGTTACAGAAGCAATGACTTGTCATCTTCAACAT ATCTTCAGGATAGGCCTGCCTCTTCATATGCAGAGGGAGCAAGACCAAAAGAGAATTCATTAAGCGCTTTGAGGCTGAATGCATCCGTGAACCAACAGTTGCCTTCTGATCGTCAGCCATCGTTTTTCAACAGAGACTCTAACATAAGCTCTTCAAGATCAAGCTATTCTTCAAggcaaaggagaaatgaaatggAATCACCCCAGAGGAGCATGCAGCCAGCATTTTCTCATACTGCCATTAGAGAAGAAATTCCTTCCTCAAGTGGTTCTGAAAGGGTTTTATCTTCTCAGAGGTCGTTAAATGAGGCTGCAGCTGACAGTGAAGGGAGGCGCACAACCAGACAGCTGCTGTCTCGTTTAGCATCTAGTATGTCATCTACATTTTTCTCTCGAAGATCTAGCCAGGATTCATTGCATACAAGGTCATTAGGCTCTGAAGAGTCATCTGTTGTCCCAAGAGTTCAAGCTTCTACTCTGTCTAGTGCTAATGGAGCTACAACTCCAGAAACTCCAGGACTTCAGACATCTGAAGCTTCTCAGGGATTTAGTTTTCTTAGACGAAGATGGGGTTTAtcaggaatttcacagaatcttAACTCTGATTCGGACGGGGAAAGCTACAGACCAGACTCTGAAAGCAGGAGCACGGGATCCTGGTTATCATCATCTTTGAGGAACAGATGTACACCTCTCTTCTCCagaagaaggagagaaggaagagacgAGTCTGCAAGGATCTCCACCTCTGATACAACTGCTAGATCGCAACATGTCTTCAGAAGAAGAGCGTCAGGTGAGGAGACCTCTCTTGAAGCATCAGATAGCCTGCCTCGGGCTTCTGTTAGCAGACCATCAACACCTGCAGTATCTGGCATTTCTACAGCTACTGCCT CACCAGATTCAACCCACAGCAGGAGAAGTTCTGGAATTCTGCCTGGTTCTCTCTTTCGCTTTGCAGTGCCTCCAACATTAGGAAGCAGTCTGTCTGACAATCTTATGATAACTGTAGATATTATTCCCTCTGGCTGGAATCAGTCTGAAGGACAAGAAAGTGATAAGTCTAAAATACCACCTTCAAGAGATCCAGAAAGActccagaaaattaaagaaag TCTGCTTTTAGAAGATTCTGAAGATGAAGAGGGTGACTTATGTAGAATCTGTCAGATGTCGTCTGCAAGTTCTGACAACCTTTTAATAGAGCCATGCAAATGCACTGGAAGTCTGCAGTATGTTCACCAGGAGTGCATGAAAAAATGGCTGCAGTCCAAGATTAATTCAG GTTCTTCTTTGGAAGCAGTAACTACTTGTGAACTGTGTAAGGAGAAGTTACATCTGAATCTGGAAGACTTTGATGTTCATGAACTCTATAGGGCACATGCAAATGAACAA GCAGACTATGAATTTATCAGCTCTGGTCTCTACCTTGTAGTGTTGTTACACTTATGTGAACAGCGCTTTTCTGATATGCTAGGAACTGCAAGTGAGGCCAGCACACGTGTCAGA TTTATTAACCTTGCAAGAACTCTTCAGGCACATATGGAAGATATTGAAA CTTCTGAGGATGATTCTGAAGACTGA